Proteins found in one Amycolatopsis camponoti genomic segment:
- a CDS encoding helix-turn-helix transcriptional regulator translates to MGSELTARHLDRALEVVREFRSAGPAAGLAGLGRLVGCDFVSCTSAEHTTRRLTGAVTERPEDNLMRHPEFRAQVSRHPAFAAHRSGRLPLGTSAALTDLADLRTLRALPLYTDFYRPRGTIDQLLCVVEVDDRAGRILTLSRSRPGFSSLDRALVDLLAPHLAQALAREERPPVHPVDAAATELLTARERQVAEAVTRAACDREIARRLGISSRTVQKHLQRIYRKLDLTSRTELLVRLSGAGS, encoded by the coding sequence GTGGGCAGTGAACTGACGGCGCGGCACCTGGACCGCGCCCTCGAAGTCGTGCGCGAGTTCCGGTCGGCGGGGCCGGCGGCCGGGCTCGCCGGGCTCGGCCGGCTGGTCGGCTGCGACTTCGTGTCGTGCACGAGCGCGGAGCACACGACGCGGCGGCTGACCGGTGCGGTCACCGAGCGGCCGGAGGACAACCTGATGCGCCACCCGGAGTTCCGGGCGCAGGTGAGCAGGCACCCGGCGTTCGCGGCGCACCGGAGCGGGCGGCTGCCGCTGGGGACGTCGGCCGCGCTGACCGACCTGGCGGACCTGCGCACGCTGCGGGCACTGCCGCTGTACACGGACTTCTACCGCCCGCGCGGCACGATCGACCAGCTGCTGTGCGTGGTCGAGGTCGACGACCGCGCCGGGCGCATCCTGACGCTCAGCCGGTCACGGCCCGGGTTCTCTTCCCTCGACCGGGCGCTGGTCGACCTGCTCGCGCCGCACCTGGCCCAGGCGCTGGCCCGCGAGGAACGACCGCCGGTCCACCCGGTCGACGCGGCCGCCACGGAACTGCTGACCGCCCGCGAGCGGCAGGTGGCGGAAGCCGTGACCCGCGCCGCCTGCGACCGTGAGATCGCCCGCCGCCTCGGCATCAGCTCGCGGACGGTCCAGAAGCACCTGCAGCGGATCTACCGCAAACTCGACCTCACCAGCCGCACCGAGCTGCTGGTCCGGCTGTCCGGCGCCGGCTCGTGA